Part of the Pseudomonadales bacterium genome is shown below.
GGCAAAACCGCGAATGACGAATTGATCCATGCGCGTCACTGCGCCGCCGCGCAACTCCGTGTTCACGCCGGACACATAGCGCAGCGCCTCGTTCACCGAGTCGGCGGCACGCATCTGCAAAGTCTCCTGATCCGTAACCGAGATGCTCTGCGGCGTAAGCTCAGTCGGCAGGACCGACTTGGTGGCGGTCTGCCGGTAGGTGTCATCGGTGACTTCGACGGTGGGCAGCGAGACCGCCGTCGAAGAGAGGACTTCCACAGATGACTTGGTTTCAACCGCCACTGCAACGGGTGTTGTCAGCAAAATACCGCTCCAACACAATAAATTGAGATGGCACCTGATTCCATAATGGCGAAACGTATCTGACTTGGTCTGACTGAGAGAAAATTCAGAACATTTGACTGCATGTTCGAAAATTCGATATAGCCGCTGCATGGCCGTACTCCTGAAAGCGAAGTGTGAAGTTTCTGGCTGGCTGGCTGGCTGGCAAATGAATCAAAACGGAGCAGGAGGTCAAAATCCTTCAAGCCGCGCAGTCTATGATAAATATAATGAGAATGATTATCAAATTTATTTATGAGCGGCTGGCTATCCTCAAGGGCTTCACCCCTCCCTGCCACACATGACGAACAGCTGGCTTGACATCAAAGCCGCTCTGCCATCAGCTGAACATTTCCGGAGAGCTGTTTCTACTATTGATCCGGCACGATTTTATCTAAACTTTTTGAGGTCTCTTTCGTCGAAGCTTCATGGACAAAGAAGACGCAAGAACCCAATCGCTGGAGCGACAGCATGAACGGCGCAAACAAGTAGTCCGTTTGTACCGTCAAGGCTACGGCGTCATGCAGATAGTTGGGCTCAGTGGGCTGAGTTATCCGACGGTGCGCGGAGTGATCGATCGCTATGAAGAGGGCGGACTGGCAGCGATCAAGCCTGCCGCGCGCGGCAAGCGGCCCGGCGATGGTCGAGAGCTGACACCGGAGCAGGAAGAAGCCCTCCAGCGCCTGATCTGCGATAAGCGGCCCGAACAACTGAAGATGACGTTTGCCTTGTGGAACCGTGCCGCCGTATCGGAGCTGATCGAGCAGGAATATGGCATCCGGCTCTCAGTTCGCTGCGTGGGAAACTACCTCGAGCGCTGGGGTTTTACGCCGCAAAAGCCGATCAAGCGTGCGTACGAGCAACGCCCCGAGGCAGTTCAGAAATCGATCGAAGAGGAGTATCCCGCGATCGAAACGCGGGCCAAAGCCGAAGGTGGAGAGATTCACTGGGGTGACGAGACGGCGCTGGTCAACACTGACGTGCGCGGACGCAGCTACGCGCCGGCGGGCCAGACGCCTGTGGCATATGCCGTGGGAGGTGCTCGGCAAAAGCTCTCCATGATCGCTACGGTCACCAATCGCGGCCAGACCCGCTGGATGATCATTGACGAGGCTTTCAACTCGGACAAGCTGATCGAATTTCTGGAGCCTTGATCAAGGATGCCGAAAAGAAGGTGTTTCTCATTCTGGACAACCTGCGCGTACATCACAGCAAGCCCGTCAAAGCCTGGGCCGCAGAGCATTCAGAGAGGATCGAGCTGTTCTACTTGCCCAGCTACAGCCCGGAGCTGAATCCGGAGAAGCGCCTGAACGCGAGCCTCAAGCAGGCCATCGGCTCCAAGGTGCCTGCACGCACAAAAGCAAAGCTCAAGGCAGCCGCGACAGAGCACATGCAAGAACTGGAAAAATCCCCCGAGCGAGTCATGAAATTCTTCCAGGACCCTCGAGTGAAATATGCCGCGTGAAACTTCAAACTTCACTTGGCCGGATCAATAAGTACCTAAATTTTATGCCGTCATGAATGAATTCTTTGTAAATCTGCGTCGAATTGGCATTGCCCTGTTCGCCTGGTCACTCCTTGGCAGTACGGCTTCTGCAACTCCTGTCATGAGCTCAACCCTGCTGGTGCTCGGTGACAGCCTGAGTGCTGGTTATGGCCTGACCCTCGATCAGGGCTGGGTCGAGCTGCTGAAGCAGCGACTGGCCGCCGAAGCATTTCCGGTCGAGGTGATCAATGCCTCCATCAGCGGTGAGACCACCGATGGCGGTCTGCGGCGACTGCCTGATCTGCTCGATCGCCACACACCCTCGCTGGTGATCATCGAACTGGGCGCCAACGACGGCTTGCGCGGATTTGCGCTCGATTCGATTCGCGCCAATCTGACGCGGATGGTGCAACTGGTCCAGCAGCGTGGCGCCAGGCCGCTGTTGGTGGGTATACGCATTCCACCCAACTACGGCAGCCGTTATAGCGAACCTTTTTTTATTCAATATCAGGAGATTGCGAAGGAAAACTCGATTCCGCTCGTGCCGTTTCTGCTCGAAGGTGTCGCTGCGCAACCCGGGATGATGCAGGCGGATGGTTTGCATCCGACCGCCGCAGCACAGCCGCGCCTGCTCGATACCGTCTGGCTTCAGTTGCGGCCGCTGTTGCCGAAGCGCAGTGGCACGGCACTCCCCTCTTCTTCGGCCACCCAGCGATAGAGTTCGATCTGCTCCGTGGCGCAACTGCGGCAACCGCTGCTGCACAGCGTGCCCGACGGCAGTTTCTTCACCAGTCCTTTGCGCTCGAGCAGTGCAAGTTGATGGCGCAGCACCTCGGCACTGCTGTCGAAGCGCAGGGCCAGATCGCGCAGCGAGCACTCATGATGCTGTTTCAGATGGTTCTTGAGCTGGATCAGATTCATGCTGCACCCGCCTTCACACTCGCGGTCGAGGGGGCACTGCGACCCAGCCAGCGGAAAACGCCCACCACTGCGACCCACGACAGCAGGACCAGGGCAATCCAGAACGATGAGCTGCCGGGATGGCGGGCAAAGCTGGCCAATTGATAGCAGAAGGTCGCACTGGTGTAGGCGATGAAAGTGCCCCAGCCGGCGGCAAACAGAGTCCAGCCAGTGCCGGCCTCCCGTCGCAACGCGGCGATGGTCGACACGCAAGGAAA
Proteins encoded:
- a CDS encoding FeoC-like transcriptional regulator, which codes for MNLIQLKNHLKQHHECSLRDLALRFDSSAEVLRHQLALLERKGLVKKLPSGTLCSSGCRSCATEQIELYRWVAEEEGSAVPLRFGNSGRN
- a CDS encoding arylesterase; the encoded protein is MNEFFVNLRRIGIALFAWSLLGSTASATPVMSSTLLVLGDSLSAGYGLTLDQGWVELLKQRLAAEAFPVEVINASISGETTDGGLRRLPDLLDRHTPSLVIIELGANDGLRGFALDSIRANLTRMVQLVQQRGARPLLVGIRIPPNYGSRYSEPFFIQYQEIAKENSIPLVPFLLEGVAAQPGMMQADGLHPTAAAQPRLLDTVWLQLRPLLPKRSGTALPSSSATQR